In Paracoccus fistulariae, a single window of DNA contains:
- a CDS encoding sugar-binding transcriptional regulator: MARYGKGDPDHSLAIRAAWLHYAGGLTQTAVAKRLGLPSVKAHRLIARAVAEGAVKVSIDGDIVECVQLEDSICQRFGLDYCEVAPDLGEVDVPLRALGLAGANFLRREIERGEHEVIGLGHGRTLAAAVHQLPRFDGKGQRFVSVLGGLTRNYSANPHDVMHTLAEKTGAQAFVLPVPFFANSEQDLAVLMAQPGVREILDLSYGATLKLVGLGAADASAQLVESGMIEPHEIEEIIAGGAVGEMMGHFFDAEGNVLETTLSARTLSAPLDGPTESRIVVIAGGPGKIEGLRAVLKSGRLSGLITDEVTARVLAG, from the coding sequence ATGGCACGTTATGGCAAAGGCGATCCCGATCACAGTCTGGCCATCCGTGCGGCCTGGCTGCATTACGCCGGTGGGCTGACACAGACGGCGGTGGCCAAGCGGCTGGGCCTGCCCTCGGTCAAGGCGCACCGCCTGATCGCGCGGGCCGTGGCCGAAGGCGCGGTCAAGGTCTCGATCGATGGCGATATCGTCGAATGCGTCCAACTTGAGGACAGCATCTGCCAACGCTTTGGGCTGGATTATTGCGAGGTCGCCCCGGATCTGGGTGAGGTCGACGTGCCGCTGCGCGCGCTTGGGCTGGCGGGCGCCAACTTCCTGCGCCGCGAGATCGAGCGGGGTGAGCATGAGGTGATCGGGCTTGGTCACGGCCGCACGCTGGCCGCGGCGGTGCATCAACTGCCGCGCTTTGACGGCAAGGGGCAACGCTTCGTGTCGGTGCTTGGCGGCCTGACGCGGAACTATTCGGCCAACCCGCATGACGTAATGCATACGCTGGCCGAAAAGACCGGCGCGCAGGCCTTCGTGCTGCCGGTGCCGTTCTTTGCCAATTCCGAGCAGGATCTGGCGGTGCTGATGGCCCAGCCTGGGGTGCGAGAGATTCTGGACCTGTCCTATGGCGCGACGCTGAAACTGGTCGGGCTTGGTGCCGCAGATGCCAGCGCCCAACTGGTCGAATCCGGCATGATCGAGCCGCATGAGATCGAAGAGATCATCGCTGGCGGCGCGGTTGGTGAGATGATGGGCCATTTCTTCGATGCCGAGGGCAATGTGCTGGAAACCACCCTCTCGGCCCGCACGCTCTCTGCCCCGCTGGACGGCCCCACCGAAAGCCGCATCGTCGTCATCGCGGGCGGCCCCGGCAAGATCGAGGGCTTGCGCGCCGTGCTGAAAAGCGGCCGGTTGTCGGGCCTGATCACGGATGAGGTAACGGCGCGGGTTCTGGCGGGGTAG
- a CDS encoding iron-containing alcohol dehydrogenase, with product MTPPFAFATATQILFGRGQAKDAAARISAFGQHVFLLHGRSSARSAWLTAALVDLGCTVTEFPVPAEPDLALIEAGVAQARDMGAQVVVAIGGGAVIDAGKAIAALVPAPRDGMTYLEVVGQGLPLDRAPLPCVALPTTAGTGAEVTRNAVIAVPEHRRKVSLRDARMLPDLAIVDPALTDHCPPAITLASGLDAITQVIEPYICTRTNPLTDALCRDATPRGLAALPVLMRAEDAAARDEMAWVSLCGGMALANAGLGAVHGLAGPLGGLTGAAHGAICGALLPHALKANRAKVTDPMLRDRMDQVGGWIGAAFGQPQADLAQAADLLADWSRQAGLPGLTALGIDRTVRIAAAEAAASSSSMKANPAALDVQDLMQLMEAAG from the coding sequence ATGACGCCACCCTTCGCCTTTGCCACCGCCACCCAGATCCTGTTTGGCCGGGGCCAGGCGAAAGATGCGGCGGCGCGGATCTCGGCATTTGGTCAGCATGTTTTCCTGCTTCACGGCCGCAGTTCGGCGCGCAGCGCATGGCTGACGGCGGCGCTGGTCGATCTGGGCTGCACGGTGACGGAATTTCCGGTGCCCGCCGAGCCCGATCTGGCGCTGATCGAAGCCGGTGTGGCGCAGGCGCGCGACATGGGCGCGCAGGTGGTCGTCGCCATCGGCGGCGGTGCCGTCATCGATGCGGGCAAGGCCATCGCAGCTCTGGTGCCCGCACCCCGCGATGGGATGACCTATCTTGAGGTCGTAGGGCAGGGCCTGCCGCTGGATCGGGCGCCCTTGCCCTGTGTCGCCCTGCCAACGACGGCAGGTACGGGGGCAGAGGTCACCCGCAATGCCGTGATCGCCGTGCCAGAGCATCGCCGCAAGGTCAGCCTGCGCGATGCGCGCATGTTGCCGGATCTGGCGATCGTCGATCCGGCCCTGACCGATCACTGCCCGCCCGCGATCACGTTGGCCTCGGGGTTGGACGCCATCACGCAGGTGATCGAGCCCTATATCTGCACCCGCACCAACCCGCTGACCGACGCGCTGTGCCGCGATGCCACTCCGCGCGGGCTGGCCGCGCTGCCCGTGCTGATGCGGGCCGAGGATGCGGCGGCGCGGGACGAAATGGCCTGGGTCAGCCTTTGTGGTGGCATGGCACTGGCCAATGCCGGTCTGGGCGCGGTGCATGGTCTGGCCGGCCCCTTGGGTGGACTGACCGGCGCGGCGCATGGCGCGATTTGCGGCGCGCTGCTGCCACATGCGCTGAAGGCGAACCGCGCCAAGGTCACCGATCCGATGCTGCGCGACAGGATGGATCAGGTCGGCGGCTGGATCGGGGCGGCCTTCGGGCAGCCACAGGCCGATCTGGCGCAGGCGGCGGATCTGCTGGCCGACTGGTCGCGGCAGGCGGGCCTGCCCGGGCTGACCGCGCTTGGGATCGACCGCACGGTCCGGATCGCTGCGGCGGAAGCTGCGGCAAGCTCTTCGTCGATGAAGGCAAATCCGGCGGCCTTGGATGTGCAGGATCTGATGCAACTGATGGAGGCTGCAGGCTGA
- a CDS encoding sugar phosphate isomerase/epimerase family protein: MALTLSLNTNPLVNRFADPDDLIDTVARDLRIRDLQLTHEFINPSWQSHVIRRLTRQMGAALARTGVRVTSGMTGPYGRLNHFGHPDAEVRRYYIDWFKTFADIIADLGGRSVGTQFAILTYRDYDDPQRREDLIRIAIDCWAEVAEHAKGAGLDYVFWEPMSVGREFGETISACLALQDRLNAADLAVPMWMMADIDHGDISSDNPSDFDPYAWAGAVPRLSPIIHIKQSLLDKGGHRPFTADYNARGRIQPDPLLRALAEGGAVDNEICLELSFKEREPDDRMVIPHIAESIAFWAPYIDTGRHKLNI, translated from the coding sequence ATGGCGCTGACGCTTTCGCTGAACACCAATCCGCTGGTCAATCGCTTTGCCGATCCGGACGACCTGATCGACACGGTCGCCCGCGATCTGCGGATCCGCGATTTGCAACTGACCCATGAATTCATCAATCCCAGCTGGCAATCCCATGTGATCCGCCGCCTGACCCGCCAGATGGGCGCGGCGCTGGCGCGCACCGGCGTTCGGGTGACAAGCGGCATGACCGGCCCTTATGGGCGGCTGAACCATTTCGGCCATCCCGATGCAGAGGTGCGCCGCTATTACATCGACTGGTTCAAGACCTTTGCCGATATCATCGCCGATCTGGGCGGCAGGTCGGTCGGCACGCAATTCGCCATCCTGACCTATCGCGATTACGACGATCCGCAGCGCCGCGAGGATCTGATCCGCATCGCCATCGACTGCTGGGCCGAGGTGGCCGAACATGCCAAGGGTGCCGGTCTGGATTACGTCTTCTGGGAACCGATGAGCGTGGGCCGCGAATTCGGTGAGACGATCAGCGCCTGTCTGGCCCTTCAGGATCGGCTGAATGCCGCCGATCTGGCGGTGCCGATGTGGATGATGGCCGATATCGACCATGGCGATATCAGCTCGGACAACCCCAGTGATTTTGATCCCTATGCCTGGGCGGGCGCGGTGCCGCGCCTGTCTCCGATCATTCATATCAAGCAATCGCTGCTGGATAAGGGCGGCCATCGCCCTTTTACTGCTGATTACAACGCCCGGGGACGGATCCAGCCCGACCCCTTGCTCAGGGCGCTGGCCGAGGGTGGGGCGGTGGATAACGAGATCTGTCTTGAGCTCAGCTTCAAGGAAAGAGAGCCTGACGACCGGATGGTGATCCCCCATATCGCGGAGAGTATTGCATTTTGGGCGCCATATATCGATACCGGTAGACATAAGCTGAATATTTGA
- a CDS encoding glycerol-3-phosphate dehydrogenase has product MTGDNDMIDLFVIGGGINGAGLARDAAGRGLRVVLCEKDDLAQGTSSRSGKLVHGGLRYLEYYEFRLVREALIEREVLLRAAPHIIWPMRFVLPHSPQDRPAWLIRLGLFLYDNLGGRKRLPGTRTLDLRRDPQGAPLLDRYFKGFEYSDCWVDDARLVVLNAVDAAERGAEVLTRTPCISARREGGAWTIRTRDDRTGEIRSFRARCIANCAGPWVRDVIDNVAEAQSARNVRLVKGSHIIVPKFWSGDHAYLVQNHDKRVIFINPYEGDMALIGTTDIAYDGSAGDVTADASEIDYLLGVVNRYFKEKLRRDDVLHSFSGVRALFDDGQGNPSAVTRDYVFDLDMGDGAPLMNVFGGKITTFRELAERGMQRLRQVFPDMGPDWTEDATLPGGEMANADYESYVELMRELYPWMPRKLVHHYARLYGARTNDLVGSAIGVADLGRHFGGQLYEAEARYLVAKEWAQTPEDILWRRTKHLLHLTSQEQQDFTDWFNASDLTRGA; this is encoded by the coding sequence ATGACAGGCGATAACGACATGATCGATCTTTTCGTCATCGGTGGCGGCATCAATGGCGCCGGGCTGGCGCGGGATGCGGCCGGTCGCGGGCTGCGCGTGGTGCTGTGCGAAAAGGACGATCTGGCGCAGGGCACCTCGTCGCGTTCGGGCAAGCTGGTCCATGGCGGGCTGCGCTATCTGGAATATTACGAATTCCGGCTGGTGCGCGAGGCGCTGATCGAACGCGAGGTGCTGTTGCGCGCCGCGCCGCATATCATCTGGCCGATGCGCTTCGTTCTGCCGCATTCGCCGCAGGATCGCCCGGCATGGCTGATCCGGCTGGGGCTGTTTCTCTATGACAATCTGGGCGGGCGAAAGCGCCTGCCGGGCACGCGCACGCTGGATCTGCGCCGCGACCCGCAGGGGGCGCCGCTGCTGGATCGCTATTTCAAGGGCTTCGAATATTCCGATTGCTGGGTCGATGACGCCCGGCTGGTCGTGCTGAACGCCGTCGATGCGGCCGAGCGCGGGGCCGAGGTTTTGACCCGCACGCCCTGCATCTCGGCCCGGCGAGAGGGCGGCGCCTGGACTATCAGGACGCGGGACGACAGGACCGGAGAGATCCGCAGCTTCCGCGCCCGCTGCATCGCCAATTGCGCCGGGCCATGGGTGCGCGATGTGATCGACAATGTCGCCGAGGCGCAAAGCGCCCGAAATGTCCGTCTGGTCAAAGGCAGCCATATCATCGTGCCGAAATTCTGGTCCGGCGATCACGCCTATCTGGTGCAGAACCACGACAAGCGGGTGATCTTCATCAACCCTTATGAGGGCGACATGGCGCTGATCGGGACGACCGATATCGCCTATGACGGGTCTGCCGGCGATGTCACGGCGGATGCGTCGGAAATCGACTATCTGCTGGGTGTCGTGAACCGGTATTTCAAGGAAAAGCTGCGGCGCGACGATGTCCTGCACAGCTTTTCGGGTGTGCGGGCGCTGTTCGATGACGGGCAGGGCAATCCGTCCGCCGTGACGCGGGATTATGTCTTTGATCTGGATATGGGCGATGGCGCGCCCTTGATGAATGTCTTTGGCGGCAAGATCACCACCTTCCGCGAACTGGCCGAACGCGGCATGCAGCGGTTGCGGCAGGTCTTTCCGGATATGGGCCCCGACTGGACCGAAGACGCGACCCTGCCCGGCGGCGAAATGGCCAATGCCGATTACGAATCCTATGTCGAATTGATGCGAGAGCTTTACCCCTGGATGCCGCGCAAGCTGGTCCATCATTACGCGCGGCTTTATGGCGCGCGCACCAACGATCTGGTCGGCAGCGCCATCGGGGTGGCGGATCTGGGGCGCCATTTCGGCGGCCAGCTTTACGAGGCAGAGGCCCGCTATCTGGTGGCGAAGGAATGGGCGCAAACGCCCGAGGATATCCTGTGGCGCCGGACCAAGCACCTGCTGCATCTGACCAGCCAAGAACAGCAGGACTTCACCGATTGGTTCAATGCGTCCGATCTGACGCGGGGGGCCTGA
- a CDS encoding FGGY-family carbohydrate kinase encodes MTEADILIGIDAGTSVIKAVAFDLGGRQLAASSVPNRYHAGQDGAVTQSLQQTWDDCALALRGLGQRVADLPRRTAAISVTAQGDGTWLVGRDGPVCDAWLWLDARAAPTVARLTARQADRARFEATGTGLNTCQQGSQMAHMDAQCPELLDGAEVALHCKDWLYLNLTGIRATDPSEASFTFGDFRTRSYDDGVIAALGLTHRRKLLPPIVDGSQITHPLTVGAAEQTGLLAGTPVSLGYVDMVMTALGAGVYGGAGDVACSTVGSTGVHLRAVAAGDVHLNSAGTGYVICLPIPGIVTQVQTNMAATLNIDWALGLAAGIMSDLGHTATPRDLVARIDDWLAQSPPGQIVYHPYISEAGERGPFVNADARAGFVGLAQHHRFPDLMRAVAEGLGMAMRDCYAAMGRLPSELRLTGGAARSSALRGILSASLNAPGRVTHRDEAGAAGAAMMAAVAIGAYPDMESCIAEWVTPLLGEAEPPDPQLVAAYDRLFPAFQTSRQALSPAWAALKSTRAPTGE; translated from the coding sequence ATGACTGAAGCGGATATCCTGATCGGCATCGACGCCGGCACTTCGGTCATCAAGGCCGTGGCATTCGATCTGGGCGGGCGGCAGCTTGCGGCCTCTTCGGTGCCGAACCGCTATCACGCCGGGCAGGACGGGGCGGTGACGCAATCGCTGCAGCAGACATGGGACGATTGCGCGCTGGCGCTGCGGGGGCTGGGCCAGAGGGTCGCGGATCTGCCACGGCGGACGGCGGCGATCTCGGTCACGGCGCAGGGCGATGGCACCTGGCTGGTGGGGCGTGACGGACCGGTCTGCGATGCCTGGCTGTGGCTGGATGCCCGCGCGGCCCCCACCGTCGCTCGGCTGACGGCCCGGCAGGCCGACCGCGCCCGATTCGAGGCCACGGGCACCGGGCTGAATACCTGCCAGCAGGGCAGTCAGATGGCGCATATGGACGCGCAATGCCCCGAGCTTCTGGACGGGGCAGAGGTCGCGCTGCATTGCAAGGACTGGCTGTATCTGAACCTGACCGGCATCCGCGCCACCGATCCCTCGGAAGCCAGCTTTACCTTTGGTGATTTCCGCACGCGCAGCTATGACGACGGGGTGATCGCGGCGCTAGGCCTGACACATCGCCGGAAACTGCTGCCGCCGATTGTCGATGGCAGCCAGATCACCCATCCCTTGACTGTCGGCGCTGCGGAGCAGACCGGCCTGCTGGCCGGAACGCCGGTCAGTCTGGGCTATGTCGATATGGTGATGACCGCGCTTGGCGCCGGTGTCTATGGCGGGGCGGGGGATGTGGCCTGTTCGACCGTGGGCTCGACCGGGGTGCATCTGCGTGCGGTGGCCGCCGGGGACGTGCATCTGAACAGCGCGGGCACCGGCTATGTCATCTGCCTGCCCATTCCCGGCATCGTCACGCAGGTTCAGACGAATATGGCGGCCACCCTGAACATCGACTGGGCGCTTGGCCTTGCCGCCGGGATCATGTCGGATCTTGGCCATACCGCGACGCCGCGCGATCTGGTGGCGCGTATCGACGACTGGCTGGCGCAAAGCCCGCCGGGACAGATCGTCTATCATCCCTATATTTCCGAGGCGGGCGAGCGTGGGCCCTTTGTCAATGCCGATGCGCGGGCGGGCTTTGTCGGGCTGGCCCAGCATCACCGGTTCCCCGACCTGATGCGGGCCGTGGCCGAAGGTCTGGGCATGGCGATGCGCGATTGCTATGCCGCCATGGGTCGGCTGCCGTCGGAATTGCGCCTGACCGGGGGGGCCGCACGCTCATCCGCGTTGCGCGGCATCCTGTCGGCATCGCTGAACGCGCCGGGCCGGGTCACGCATCGGGATGAGGCCGGGGCGGCAGGTGCCGCGATGATGGCCGCCGTGGCCATCGGCGCCTATCCCGACATGGAAAGCTGTATCGCCGAATGGGTCACGCCCCTGCTGGGCGAGGCAGAGCCGCCCGATCCGCAGCTTGTGGCCGCCTATGACAGGCTTTTCCCCGCATTTCAGACATCGCGACAGGCGCTGAGCCCGGCCTGGGCTGCCCTGAAATCGACACGCGCACCGACAGGAGAATGA
- a CDS encoding DUF2291 family protein: protein MTQNSAATPQQPPAPKAPAPSRRGLYVGLGLAALVLAGIALDTTVVRIGSDADVRAQAFSADSYGTAEFPRIQAFLTEKAVDAVTLASEVMADKNAAIEAYGTAASTGAIMPVSLTGIAGEPRSGIYPLTVEGVPEEITIRVQTGPAINGTELRDAPGDIAFGQFKNQIEYQDAGSGINRAMKAAVLDDLDTANLTGKTVEITGAFRMINPKNWLITPARMVVK from the coding sequence ATGACCCAGAATTCTGCCGCGACCCCGCAACAGCCCCCCGCACCCAAGGCCCCTGCCCCGTCCCGACGCGGGCTTTATGTCGGCCTGGGGCTGGCGGCGCTTGTTCTGGCCGGGATCGCCCTTGATACCACCGTCGTTCGCATCGGATCGGATGCCGATGTTCGTGCGCAGGCCTTTTCCGCAGACAGCTATGGCACCGCCGAATTCCCGCGCATTCAGGCTTTCCTGACGGAAAAGGCCGTCGATGCCGTGACGCTGGCCAGCGAGGTCATGGCCGACAAGAATGCCGCGATCGAGGCTTATGGCACCGCCGCCTCGACCGGGGCGATCATGCCGGTCAGCCTGACCGGGATCGCCGGGGAACCGCGCTCTGGCATCTATCCGCTGACGGTCGAAGGTGTGCCGGAAGAGATCACCATCCGCGTCCAGACCGGCCCCGCGATCAACGGCACCGAGCTGCGCGACGCGCCCGGCGATATCGCCTTTGGGCAGTTCAAGAACCAGATCGAATATCAGGATGCCGGATCCGGCATCAATCGCGCGATGAAAGCGGCGGTTCTGGACGATCTGGACACCGCGAACCTGACCGGCAAAACGGTCGAGATCACCGGCGCCTTTCGCATGATCAACCCCAAGAACTGGCTGATCACCCCGGCCCGCATGGTGGTGAAATGA
- a CDS encoding sugar ABC transporter ATP-binding protein — MAADAPQNSEVVMSARNVAKSYGQVHALKGVNFDIHRGQVTTLFGENGAGKSTLMKILSGVIQPTSGQMILDGQPVSFANANEARDRGISIIHQELSLAPNLSVRDNIFMGREIIGPAGVDFAEEERQVRALMAELEEDIDPLTPVEDLRLGQQQIVEIARALSVDSRILIMDEPTSALSASEVEVLFKVIRDLNAKGVSIVYISHHLEEALTITNHAVVLRDGNMTAYAPRSQIDLEWIVRNMVGDNYDLGSPPDSDKGDVALSIRNLSVPDQTGQDLVRDLSLDIRAGEIVCIYGLMGAGRTELLETCAGRLRQSSGQIVLEGKEVSDLSIAQRIARGLALVPEDRQRDGLVQTMTVGQNLSLASIASFTRGIFTQRSAEQKLIDDTIRDVTIKTDGGGAAIGSLSGGNQQKVVIGKILATKPRVIMLDEPSRGIDIGAKAEVFRLLAEGARDGLAVIYSTSEVSECLSIAHRIIVMHKGHISAEFDSSVSKEKIMAASGESVAA, encoded by the coding sequence ATGGCCGCTGATGCACCGCAAAATTCCGAAGTCGTCATGTCGGCGCGCAATGTGGCCAAATCCTATGGCCAGGTCCATGCGCTGAAGGGCGTGAATTTCGACATCCATCGCGGGCAGGTCACCACCCTGTTCGGCGAAAACGGCGCGGGCAAATCCACGCTGATGAAGATCCTGTCAGGCGTTATCCAGCCGACCAGTGGCCAGATGATCCTCGACGGTCAGCCGGTCAGTTTCGCCAATGCCAATGAGGCGCGCGACCGGGGCATCTCGATCATCCACCAGGAGCTGAGCCTGGCACCGAACCTGTCCGTGCGCGACAATATCTTCATGGGCCGCGAGATCATCGGCCCGGCAGGCGTCGATTTCGCCGAGGAAGAGCGTCAGGTCCGCGCCCTGATGGCCGAGCTGGAAGAGGATATCGACCCGCTGACCCCGGTCGAGGATCTGCGCCTTGGTCAGCAGCAGATCGTGGAAATCGCCCGCGCCCTGTCGGTGGACAGCCGCATCCTGATCATGGACGAACCCACCAGCGCGCTTTCGGCCAGCGAGGTCGAGGTGCTGTTCAAGGTGATCCGCGACCTGAATGCCAAGGGCGTCAGCATCGTCTATATCTCGCATCATCTGGAAGAGGCGCTGACCATCACCAATCATGCGGTCGTGCTGCGCGATGGCAATATGACCGCCTATGCCCCCCGGTCCCAGATCGATCTGGAATGGATCGTGCGCAATATGGTCGGCGACAATTACGACCTCGGCTCGCCCCCGGACAGCGACAAGGGCGATGTGGCCCTGTCGATCCGCAATCTTTCGGTGCCCGATCAGACCGGACAGGATCTGGTGCGCGACCTGTCGCTGGACATCCGCGCCGGAGAGATCGTCTGCATATACGGGCTGATGGGCGCGGGACGGACCGAATTGCTGGAAACCTGCGCCGGGCGCCTGCGCCAAAGCAGCGGCCAGATCGTGCTGGAAGGGAAAGAGGTCTCGGACCTGTCGATTGCGCAGCGGATCGCGCGCGGGCTGGCGCTGGTGCCCGAAGATCGCCAGCGCGACGGTCTGGTCCAGACCATGACCGTGGGTCAGAACCTGTCGCTGGCCTCGATCGCCAGCTTTACCCGTGGCATCTTCACGCAGCGCAGCGCCGAACAGAAGCTGATCGACGACACCATCCGCGACGTGACCATCAAGACCGATGGCGGCGGCGCGGCCATCGGATCGCTGTCCGGGGGCAACCAGCAGAAGGTGGTGATCGGCAAGATCCTGGCGACGAAACCGCGCGTGATCATGCTGGACGAGCCGTCCCGGGGCATCGATATCGGCGCCAAGGCCGAGGTGTTCCGACTGCTGGCCGAAGGCGCGCGCGACGGCCTGGCCGTCATCTATTCGACCTCTGAGGTCAGCGAATGCCTGTCCATCGCGCATCGCATCATCGTCATGCACAAGGGCCATATCTCGGCCGAATTCGATTCCAGCGTCTCGAAGGAAAAGATCATGGCCGCCTCGGGCGAATCCGTGGCTGCCTGA
- a CDS encoding ABC transporter permease produces MSDTASTTAAGKSRNFSIGRLLLEGRAFFALIAIIAVFSFLSPNYFTVSNFLIMSSQVAIYGILSIGMLLVILNGGIDLSVGSILALSGVCAGAMMQGITLDFAGVILYPPVWAVVILTLLVGAAVGALNGVLIAFFKVPPFVATLGVMYVARGVALLMTNGLTYNNLRGSEDLGNTGFAWLGFNRLWGVPISVIVLAVIAILTGLMLSRSAFGRWLYASGGNERAADLSGVPVRRVKITVYTLSGMLSAVAGLVLASQLTSAGPTAGMTYELTAIAAVVIGGAALTGGRGNVRGTMLGAFVIGFLSAGLVIIGVSSYWQTVFTGAVIVLAVLLNSLQYGGGSRRG; encoded by the coding sequence ATGTCGGATACCGCATCCACCACCGCCGCTGGCAAAAGCCGCAACTTCAGCATCGGTCGCCTGCTGCTGGAAGGCCGCGCCTTCTTCGCGCTGATCGCGATCATTGCCGTTTTCTCGTTCCTGTCGCCGAATTATTTCACCGTCAGCAACTTTCTGATCATGTCCAGCCAGGTCGCGATCTATGGCATCCTGTCCATCGGCATGCTGCTGGTGATCCTGAATGGCGGGATCGACCTGTCGGTCGGGTCGATCCTGGCGCTGTCGGGCGTCTGTGCGGGCGCGATGATGCAGGGGATCACGCTGGATTTCGCGGGGGTCATCCTCTACCCGCCGGTCTGGGCGGTGGTCATCCTGACGCTGCTGGTCGGCGCGGCTGTGGGCGCGCTGAACGGCGTGCTGATCGCCTTTTTCAAGGTGCCGCCCTTCGTGGCCACGCTGGGCGTGATGTATGTCGCGCGCGGGGTCGCGCTGCTGATGACCAACGGTCTGACCTATAACAACCTGCGCGGCAGCGAGGATCTGGGCAATACCGGCTTCGCCTGGCTGGGCTTCAACCGCCTGTGGGGCGTGCCGATTTCGGTCATCGTGCTGGCGGTGATCGCGATCCTGACCGGGCTGATGCTGTCGCGTTCGGCCTTCGGGCGCTGGCTTTACGCCTCGGGCGGGAATGAGCGCGCGGCGGATCTGTCGGGCGTGCCGGTGCGCCGCGTCAAGATCACCGTCTATACGCTGTCGGGGATGCTGTCGGCGGTGGCGGGGCTGGTGCTGGCCTCGCAGCTGACCTCGGCCGGGCCGACGGCGGGCATGACCTACGAACTGACGGCCATCGCCGCCGTGGTCATCGGCGGGGCCGCCCTGACCGGCGGGCGCGGCAATGTGCGCGGCACGATGCTGGGCGCCTTCGTGATCGGCTTTCTGTCAGCGGGCCTCGTCATCATCGGCGTGTCCTCTTACTGGCAGACGGTCTTCACCGGCGCGGTAATCGTGCTGGCCGTGCTGCTGAACTCTTTGCAATATGGCGGCGGCAGCCGCCGGGGATAG
- a CDS encoding D-ribose ABC transporter substrate-binding protein, whose amino-acid sequence MLKMTRRMLLAAAASVPLLASAASAEGLMTIIVNDPANPYWFTEGEVAKATAEELGYTANVAAHRGDTNTESTLIDTAITNKSAAIILDPANADGSIGAVQKAVDAGIPVFLINAEINQEGLAKAQLVSNNAQGAALGAQAWVEAVGDSGNYVELFGAPPDNNAQTRSNGFETVLSQYPDLNKAGQEVANWDRTQGYQKMQSLLQANPDIIGVISGNDEMALGAIAALKESGNLEQIKVGGFDGSPDAVEAVKAGEMQYTVLQPVAIFSEAAVRQADNFIKTGETGVDQEKQLFDCLLITADNADNYTSAFVLEQ is encoded by the coding sequence ATGCTGAAAATGACGCGCCGCATGTTACTGGCCGCCGCAGCCTCGGTGCCGCTGCTGGCCAGTGCCGCCTCGGCCGAGGGGCTGATGACGATCATCGTCAACGACCCCGCCAACCCCTATTGGTTCACCGAGGGCGAGGTCGCCAAGGCCACCGCCGAAGAGCTGGGCTATACCGCCAATGTCGCGGCCCATCGCGGTGACACCAATACCGAAAGCACGCTGATCGACACGGCGATCACCAATAAATCCGCCGCCATCATTCTGGATCCCGCCAATGCCGATGGCTCGATCGGGGCGGTACAGAAGGCCGTCGATGCGGGCATCCCGGTGTTTCTGATCAATGCAGAGATCAACCAGGAAGGTCTGGCCAAGGCGCAGCTTGTGTCCAACAACGCGCAGGGCGCGGCCCTTGGCGCGCAGGCCTGGGTCGAGGCCGTGGGCGACAGCGGCAATTACGTGGAACTGTTCGGCGCCCCGCCCGATAACAACGCCCAGACACGCTCGAACGGGTTCGAGACGGTGCTGAGCCAATATCCCGACCTGAACAAGGCCGGGCAAGAGGTCGCCAATTGGGACCGCACGCAGGGCTATCAGAAGATGCAATCGCTGCTGCAGGCCAATCCCGACATCATCGGCGTGATCTCGGGCAATGACGAAATGGCGCTTGGCGCCATCGCGGCGCTGAAGGAATCCGGCAATCTGGAGCAGATCAAGGTCGGCGGCTTCGACGGCTCGCCCGACGCGGTCGAGGCGGTGAAGGCCGGTGAGATGCAATATACCGTGCTGCAGCCCGTCGCAATCTTTTCCGAGGCTGCGGTCCGTCAGGCCGATAATTTCATCAAGACCGGCGAAACCGGCGTCGATCAGGAGAAGCAGCTTTTCGACTGCCTGCTTATCACCGCCGACAATGCCGACAACTACACCTCGGCCTTCGTGCTGGAACAGTAA